The genomic segment ACCATCGGTGTCTCTATTGTAGATTCTACTTCAACCACAGGAAAAATTACCGCTTACCTGAAATCGCGCGATCCCGGAGATGCAGTGGTCACTGTCTCCGCCCTGGGAATCAGCGAAACTGTTACCGTGATTTTCACCGATTATACATTCTCTATCACCTCCGCCCAGCCTCAAATCCTGGCCGGAGGGACGAAGGTTCTGGTTACCGCCACCCTGTTCGACAAAAACGGCAAGGTGACTCCCATAAATCTCGCTGATGTCAATTTTTCAACGACTCTCGGTACCATCGCTCCGAAAGAGCGGACACCCGACGGCCGTGCGGTTGCGGAGCTTACCAGCTCAAAATCAGCCGGAACCTCAACCGTTACCGCCTTTTTGAAAACTCCGCCCATCAGCTCCACTATGACAATCCCATTCATTGCCGCAGGAGCCGATTCAGTAGTGATCAAAGCCGATAAGATGTCGGTACGGCTTGGCGGCGGTACAGTGGATATCCGGGCTACCGTGTATGATGTCACTGGCAACACGAAAGCCGGCTCCACAGTAACATTCACCATTTTGAAAGGCCCGGGCGGCGGTGAAGAAATCACTCCGGCGACCGCGGTGACCGACGACCGTGGGCAGGCATCGGTTACCTTCCGCTCCGGCAGCCGTGGAACCGAGATTGACGGCGTCGAGATTCAGGCGCAGGTGGAAAAGAAAACCTCGAATGTTGTGAAGATGACCATTGCAGGCGAGCCTTATTCGGTCGTCGTCGGATTCAGCTCCTCCTTTGTTTCCAATAATGACGGGACATTGGGGGTCGGTGTCACCGCAATCGTGTCCGATGTCAACCGCAATAAGGTGGTGGATAACACGATAGTCAATTTCTCCCTCCGTGGGAATGTGGGTGTGATTGAAGGGCAGGTGCCTACCCTCGGCGGTGTGGCCTCCACCATGCTTATCTATTCGCCTTCCGATGCGGGAAAGGAAGTGGAGGTCACCGCTTCTTCCGGAGGAATTTCCCAGACCGGCAAGCTCCGTCTGCCCGGAAAAGCCGGCGCCATAGGCAAACTGCAGGTCTCTGCGGGCAAGACGCAGATACTGGCCGACGGTATAGATGTGGTCCCGATGACCGTATTCCTCACCGGCGTCACGGGTGAGCCGCTATCCAACCAGACCGTATACTGCAGCGCGAACATCGGCAAGATCGATCCCTCGGCTATCACCGGAGACCCTTCGGAAAAGGATTCCGCTCCCGGCAAGGCAAAAGTTGTGTATACCGGTGCGGCGCTCCGTAACGATACCACTACCCTGATAAAGGTATGGGCGGAAGGGTATCCCGATACGGTCAAAATACAGGTGCAGCTCAAAGGTATTTCGATCAGCGCTGCCACGGAACCGGATATCCTTCCGGCGGACGGCCAGAGCAAAGCGACCATCAGTGTGCTGATCAAGGAAACCACCACACAGATTCCCATAAGCAGCCAGGATGTGCTGTTCGGGGCTTCAGATGGTTATATCGCAGGAAAATCAACGACAGATGCGAGCGGTGTTGCGAAAACGATCTATACTGCCGGGTTCAAAGCCGGCACTGCCGATATTATGGTCAGCTTTGGCGCCACCCTTGTGGAAACCACCCATATAACCGTTTATGCGGTGAAAGCTCAGGGTATAGAAGTTTTTGCCAGCCCAAGCCAGATACCTGCCAACGGCATCAGTACCTCCACGATTACTGCACTCCTGCGTGATGACAGGAATAATCCCATTATCGGCGAACGCATCCAGTTCACCACCATACTGGGCACCATCACAGCAATGGACACCACCGATGTCAACGGCCGTGCGGAAGCCACACTGGTGAGCGAGCGCCGTAACGGAACAGCGATGGTCACCGCCAAATTCAAGGATTGGACAAAAGTCATCCCGGTCAATTTCACCGGAGTGAAGTTGAATGTGTCGGCGACCCCGGAAAACCTGTTCGCCGGCGAGAATGAAAAAACCACGGTGACTGCTTTCGTCAAGGATGCGGCGGAGGTTCCCATTGTGGGAGAGCCGGTTTTGTTCGACTGGTATCTCAACGGGGTGAAGAGAGTTTCAAAGACATCAACCACCGACGTCCAGGGCCGTGCAAACATCGATTTCTCCGAAAGTGTGGCGGGACGATACCTTGTTCTGGTAAGCGCAGCGGGAGCGTCGGATTCCACCTCGATCAACTTCAACAAAATTCAATTTGTCATCGCTGACAGCAACCCGGATACTGTCAGAACCGGCGGTGTTTCACTCCCGGTCAAGGTGAAGCTGTTTAATACCGAAACCAAACTGCCGCTCAACGGTCAGTCTGTGGAATTTTACACTACCCTCGGGACTATCGATAAAAACTCGGTCACCAACAGCCAGGGCGAGGCTGTTGTTTCCCTGAAAAGCGGCAACACCGCCGGGATCGCCACAGTCCTCGCCACCACGATGTATCAGGGGCAGAGGGTTTCTGCTGAAAAGAAATTTACATTTATTAACAGCGGGCCGGATTCGGTGCAGCTTTCCCTTGACGCCAACATCGTCAGTGTGGGAGGAGGAAACTCACGGCTCATCGCCCTGGTCACCGATTCCAGCGGGAACCCGGTGTCGGATGTACTGGTGAGTTTCAAGATTCTCAAAGGCCCTGCCGGAGGGGAGTTCATTAAGCCCATCTCTGCGACCACCGGACCTTCCGGCATCGCAACCACCTATCTCTATTCCGGCCAGGTCCCCAGCACATTTGAAGCTGTGCAGGTGCTGGCCGAAGTCGGAAGTGTAAGCTCCAATGTTGCGAAGCTCACCATCGCCGGCGCGCCGGAAACCATCAAACCGAGTTATCCCACCCTGGTTGAGATAGGCAAGATCGACAATGGCAACGGTACGTTTACCTTGCCCATTTCGGCCACGGTTCTCGACATCAATTCAAATTTCGTGGTGGATGGAACTACTGTTTATTTCAAGATAGACCCACCTGAGGGTGTTGTGCTCAGCCCTGCAAAGACACAGAACAGCGTGGCTGTCTCCCAGATCACCTATCCGGCAACATCCGCCGGAAAAGCAGTGGAGCTTACCGCATCCGCCGGGGGCAAGGAAGGGAAGATACGAATTCTGCTTTACGGATTCACTGTATCCTATGTCTCGGTGACCGCTTCACCGAAGAGCATCGTGGCGGACGGGAAGTCCACATGCGAGATACGCGCCACTCTTTTCGACAACACGGGATCTTCCAAATTTGTCCCGGACGGGACCACGATTTCGTTCATTACCGATGGAGGAACTCTTAATCCCATCGTCGCTGTCACCAAGGATGGTATGGCGATCACTACCCTGACCAGCGATAAAGCTCCTAAGTATGTGTCTGTTACTGCACAGTCCGGCGCCTCCAAAGATGTTACCACGATTAGGTTCGAAGAGATCGTCTCGTACCTTACGGTTACTACCACGCCGAGGAGTATCAAGGCGGATGGCATTTCCAGTTGCGACATAATCGCCACCCTGTTCAACAGCATCGGTGAACTGGTTCCCGACGGAACGACTGTATCGTTCACCTCAGACGGCGGATTGCTCCCCACCGTGGTTGCCTTGACCAAGAACGGGATTGCCACAGTGAAGCTGACAAGCGACAGATTAGCGAAGGATGTGTCCGTTTCCGCAATTTCAGGAAACGCCCGGGGAAGCTCGTTCGTAAAATTCGAGGAAGTCATTTACTATCCGACTCTCACCGCACAGCCTAGTATCATTCCGGCGGACGGCAAATCCACTAGCGTGATAACGATAACCCTCAAGGATGACACCGGCAGGCCTTGCCCGGACGGCACCCTGTTGTCATTCACTTCGAGCGGGCTGGAGGGAGCGACTA from the Candidatus Latescibacter sp. genome contains:
- a CDS encoding invasin domain 3-containing protein, whose amino-acid sequence is MREKSGNEYAKAGWLIVFSLAAMIVAFSCDQTTGPGQTTISVKNRLRISADSISIPANGGSTRVLVQVYAGTDTTKTVSGVRVQFSTSPTNLGSIQIQNDVTDANGYARATVYGGSKTGSMGVTASIENFSNTLFISVTPGAGLVFSSPSEILADGLTQSKITATVIDSLGQPSPGALVKFASTAGTITSQSYTDDKGKAEALLRSTASITDISAVVTASTEGIGKPAILTAKPAEVKVKQDDNSAKPVVISNILGIATVVFKGITVSGTVGKTTVFANNADSTLVNVTVKETTSGAPVPKAHLTFTSSLGILRAKEADTDNTGNAKVIFFGSNVSGTAVLTAAYAPVLTYTTEISLTKQLYMDLMSSPSSLSANGTDVANIKAQITDADGNPIQGEKVYFSTTLGTILPSAVTDLWGNASVSLKSPRQNGRAEVHAKYKTIEKVTYVQFTGADVKVQATPMILVANNSDRSTLSISMTDASGSPVVGSLVNLSTAKGTLISEDGKTIGVSIVDSTSTTGKITAYLKSRDPGDAVVTVSALGISETVTVIFTDYTFSITSAQPQILAGGTKVLVTATLFDKNGKVTPINLADVNFSTTLGTIAPKERTPDGRAVAELTSSKSAGTSTVTAFLKTPPISSTMTIPFIAAGADSVVIKADKMSVRLGGGTVDIRATVYDVTGNTKAGSTVTFTILKGPGGGEEITPATAVTDDRGQASVTFRSGSRGTEIDGVEIQAQVEKKTSNVVKMTIAGEPYSVVVGFSSSFVSNNDGTLGVGVTAIVSDVNRNKVVDNTIVNFSLRGNVGVIEGQVPTLGGVASTMLIYSPSDAGKEVEVTASSGGISQTGKLRLPGKAGAIGKLQVSAGKTQILADGIDVVPMTVFLTGVTGEPLSNQTVYCSANIGKIDPSAITGDPSEKDSAPGKAKVVYTGAALRNDTTTLIKVWAEGYPDTVKIQVQLKGISISAATEPDILPADGQSKATISVLIKETTTQIPISSQDVLFGASDGYIAGKSTTDASGVAKTIYTAGFKAGTADIMVSFGATLVETTHITVYAVKAQGIEVFASPSQIPANGISTSTITALLRDDRNNPIIGERIQFTTILGTITAMDTTDVNGRAEATLVSERRNGTAMVTAKFKDWTKVIPVNFTGVKLNVSATPENLFAGENEKTTVTAFVKDAAEVPIVGEPVLFDWYLNGVKRVSKTSTTDVQGRANIDFSESVAGRYLVLVSAAGASDSTSINFNKIQFVIADSNPDTVRTGGVSLPVKVKLFNTETKLPLNGQSVEFYTTLGTIDKNSVTNSQGEAVVSLKSGNTAGIATVLATTMYQGQRVSAEKKFTFINSGPDSVQLSLDANIVSVGGGNSRLIALVTDSSGNPVSDVLVSFKILKGPAGGEFIKPISATTGPSGIATTYLYSGQVPSTFEAVQVLAEVGSVSSNVAKLTIAGAPETIKPSYPTLVEIGKIDNGNGTFTLPISATVLDINSNFVVDGTTVYFKIDPPEGVVLSPAKTQNSVAVSQITYPATSAGKAVELTASAGGKEGKIRILLYGFTVSYVSVTASPKSIVADGKSTCEIRATLFDNTGSSKFVPDGTTISFITDGGTLNPIVAVTKDGMAITTLTSDKAPKYVSVTAQSGASKDVTTIRFEEIVSYLTVTTTPRSIKADGISSCDIIATLFNSIGELVPDGTTVSFTSDGGLLPTVVALTKNGIATVKLTSDRLAKDVSVSAISGNARGSSFVKFEEVIYYPTLTAQPSIIPADGKSTSVITITLKDDTGRPCPDGTLLSFTSSGLEGATINPLSVTTKNGVATLTLTSGTKAGDFSITVESGKSKGMVTIKIQELVSFINVTAISPTLLADGKSTTEIRAVLKNEDGNPVPDGTVITFSTTGGSLNTKVSTALGGTATAILTSSTTPGEVVVTVKSGQMNETVKVIFKETVSYITATATPSNITADGKTTCEIKATLKDYTGAFVKDGTVVSFSTDGGTLESAVVTTTNGVAITRLTSDKTQKDVNVTALSGSIKDIAKVIFEEAGVNINQVSDIVMTVSNSTIEADGITSAIITAQLRKFNGDPIDVPTTVVFSTDIGEVSKFVRSDQSGRAVAQFTSGVVGTATISASVGTIKGYTNVIVVPGKPQSIQLSFTPTTVGVQKSGRNETLQIKADVKDNKNNPVRDGNMIKFELVGAYDTGVTITPGGTTAFMSRPVPTVNGIATVSFHSGTRAGTIRVKATVVDSTGVVVTPVVSSETTQFQVFSGPAFLDTSNLNDPFTNSHITVAGAPLNIFAGELNTVNSTTTISVLVGDRYNNPVTEGTAVYFTTTGGVITTRTGFTDAQGMATVTLFAGNPFPTVANSASVENPNAALGGPAIFAIPMFDYDGDGTQNNGIATITAYTQGVDQQGRQVTAWNYVPIVFSKHVDVNTGFTVTPGVTTLLNGQSTNITIMIKDINGNPVVGGSTIDITSLLGELSPAKITTNSPGTTVYSVTLKNSLDPTKDMAGNTVITVKLKGPYGEYIIKSVPIFMSLI